A window of Rhabdothermincola salaria contains these coding sequences:
- a CDS encoding alpha/beta fold hydrolase: MEQLTIRGLAVSHQRVAGADRVVLVHGTMDRASSLRKVVRRLPDLDCTVYDRRGYGGSIDAGTADTITAHVDDLLAVVGDVPAVVFGHSLGGVVALAAAARRPDVVPAVVAYEAPLSWVSWWPRSSAGSRAVHDHGDDPGGAAEAFMRRMIGDELWQRLPARTRAARRAEGPALLAEMAALRTAAAPFRPDDVHVPVVVARGTESAAHHRRGAEELAAVLPDAVLVDLDGAGHGAHLTHPGAVADLIHRAVPRPAITRLAPS; this comes from the coding sequence GTGGAACAGCTCACCATCCGCGGCCTCGCCGTGAGCCACCAACGGGTCGCCGGGGCAGATCGGGTCGTCCTGGTCCACGGCACCATGGATCGGGCCAGCTCGCTGCGCAAGGTGGTCCGCCGCCTTCCCGACCTCGACTGCACGGTGTACGACCGGCGGGGCTACGGCGGGTCGATCGACGCCGGCACCGCCGACACGATCACGGCTCACGTCGACGATCTGCTCGCCGTGGTGGGAGACGTGCCCGCGGTCGTGTTCGGGCACAGCCTCGGCGGCGTGGTGGCCCTGGCCGCCGCCGCCCGACGGCCCGACGTGGTCCCGGCCGTGGTGGCCTACGAGGCCCCGCTGTCCTGGGTGTCGTGGTGGCCTCGCAGCAGTGCCGGGAGTCGCGCCGTCCACGACCACGGCGACGACCCCGGTGGGGCAGCCGAGGCGTTCATGCGGCGCATGATCGGCGACGAGCTCTGGCAGCGGCTGCCCGCCCGCACCCGCGCCGCCCGCCGCGCCGAAGGACCGGCCCTGCTCGCCGAGATGGCCGCCTTGCGCACCGCCGCGGCGCCGTTCCGCCCCGACGACGTGCACGTGCCGGTGGTGGTGGCCCGAGGCACCGAGTCGGCCGCCCACCACCGGCGGGGCGCCGAGGAGCTGGCCGCCGTCCTGCCCGACGCCGTGCTGGTCGATCTCGACGGGGCCGGCCACGGCGCTCACCTGACCCACCCCGGTGCGGTCGCCGACCTCATCCACCGGGCGGTTCCGCGGCCGGCGATCACTAGGCTCGCCCCATCATGA
- a CDS encoding DUF3151 domain-containing protein: protein MSDTTPVNLSASGPPETVLPTEGAEVRRRLDEAVAAGEDQRRAEVAAIVADHPRWSEAWATLGDLGRDPVERYAAYRVGYHRGLDALRANGWRGSGYVRWQHPSNRGFLRSLAGLAAQAAVIGEDDEAERCELFLRQLDPSWPPSGTPDGR, encoded by the coding sequence ATGAGCGACACGACACCGGTCAACCTCTCCGCCTCCGGACCACCCGAGACGGTGCTTCCCACCGAGGGCGCGGAGGTCCGCCGACGCCTCGACGAGGCGGTCGCCGCCGGCGAGGACCAGCGTCGAGCGGAGGTGGCCGCGATCGTGGCCGACCACCCGCGCTGGAGCGAGGCGTGGGCCACCCTCGGAGACCTCGGCCGCGACCCCGTCGAGCGCTATGCCGCCTACCGGGTGGGCTACCACCGGGGACTCGACGCCCTCCGGGCCAACGGGTGGCGCGGGTCGGGCTACGTGCGCTGGCAGCACCCGTCCAACCGTGGCTTCCTCCGGTCGCTCGCCGGGCTGGCCGCGCAGGCCGCCGTCATCGGCGAGGACGACGAAGCCGAACGGTGCGAGCTCTTCCTGCGCCAGCTCGACCCGAGCTGGCCCCCTTCCGGGACCCCGGACGGACGGTAG
- a CDS encoding class I SAM-dependent methyltransferase has protein sequence MLDAPTTFADALPTLDGIEGWLTDDQARRLWDSARRLQPGARAVEIGSFRGRSTVITALGLPDTARLVAIDPHAGNDRGPQEIEGKEAEAETDHTVFLANLERAGVRGRVDYVRQFSDAAHDAVEGDIDLLYIDGAHRFAPARDDIVTWGARVVPGGTMLIHDSFSSIGVTLALLATLAPSDQWQYVGRSGSMAEYRKVPLAADQRRRSALAQAAQLPWFASNVVIKVLIQARLRPVARALGFPDDKPWPF, from the coding sequence GTGCTCGACGCTCCCACCACCTTCGCCGACGCCCTCCCGACCCTCGATGGCATCGAGGGCTGGCTCACCGACGACCAGGCCCGCCGACTCTGGGACAGCGCCCGCCGGCTGCAGCCGGGCGCGCGAGCAGTGGAGATCGGCAGCTTCCGGGGCCGCTCCACGGTCATCACCGCTCTCGGCCTGCCCGACACCGCCCGGCTGGTGGCCATCGACCCGCACGCGGGCAACGACCGGGGTCCCCAGGAGATCGAGGGCAAGGAGGCCGAGGCCGAGACCGACCACACGGTGTTCCTGGCCAACCTCGAGCGCGCCGGCGTACGGGGCCGGGTCGACTACGTGCGCCAGTTCTCCGACGCGGCCCACGACGCGGTCGAGGGCGACATCGACCTGCTCTACATCGACGGGGCCCACCGGTTCGCGCCGGCCCGCGACGACATCGTCACGTGGGGCGCACGAGTCGTACCGGGCGGCACCATGTTGATCCACGACTCGTTCAGCTCCATCGGCGTGACGCTCGCCTTGCTGGCGACGCTCGCACCGTCGGACCAGTGGCAGTACGTGGGGCGCTCGGGCTCCATGGCCGAGTACCGCAAGGTGCCGCTCGCGGCCGACCAGCGCCGCCGCTCGGCCCTGGCCCAGGCGGCCCAGCTCCCGTGGTTCGCCAGCAACGTGGTCATCAAGGTGCTGATCCAGGCTCGTCTGCGCCCCGTGGCCCGGGCCCTGGGCTTCCCCGACGACAAGCCCTGGCCCTTCTAG
- a CDS encoding pyridoxal phosphate-dependent decarboxylase family protein, with protein sequence MAEPASFPARGQPTEELLEAIRELRADDADWRGGRAFSLVYNADDAELETLHDAVGSMFLAENALNPFAFPSLRRMEAEVVAMASALVHLEGGDGSMSSGGTESIFLAVHTAREAARARGVENPSVLTAATAHPAFAKACHYLGLDHLRTPHGPDGRADPAAMIDALDERCALVVASAPCYPFGVIDPVADLAAAAADRGVPCHVDACLGGWLLPFWEEIGERVPPWDFRVPGVTSLSADIHKYGYAFKGASVVLYRDPAMMRRQWFLYDDWPGGLYGSPTAAGTRPAAPIAGAWATIRHLGRTGYQAKARVVRDTTLRFRNGIGAIDGLEVRHRPDLSLFEFGAAADGDGRPVLDIAGVADVMDDRGWGLDRQEGGLHLMVSPYHAHVVDRFLADLADAVAHHDASRGRASTYGGAPPAP encoded by the coding sequence GTGGCCGAGCCAGCCTCGTTCCCCGCGAGGGGCCAACCGACCGAAGAGCTGCTCGAGGCGATCCGCGAGCTGCGGGCCGACGATGCCGACTGGCGGGGAGGCCGGGCCTTCAGCCTCGTCTACAACGCCGACGACGCCGAGCTCGAGACCCTCCACGACGCCGTCGGTTCGATGTTCCTGGCCGAGAACGCCCTGAACCCCTTCGCCTTCCCCAGCCTGCGCCGCATGGAGGCCGAGGTGGTGGCCATGGCCTCCGCCCTGGTCCACCTCGAGGGAGGCGACGGTTCGATGTCGTCGGGCGGCACCGAGAGCATCTTCCTGGCCGTGCACACCGCCCGTGAGGCCGCCCGGGCGCGCGGGGTCGAGAACCCGAGCGTCCTCACCGCCGCCACGGCGCACCCTGCCTTCGCCAAGGCCTGCCACTACCTCGGGCTCGACCACCTCCGCACCCCCCACGGTCCGGACGGTCGCGCCGACCCCGCCGCCATGATCGACGCGCTCGACGAGCGCTGCGCCCTCGTCGTGGCGTCCGCCCCCTGCTATCCGTTCGGCGTGATCGACCCGGTGGCCGACCTGGCGGCCGCGGCCGCCGACCGGGGCGTGCCGTGCCATGTCGACGCCTGCCTCGGCGGCTGGCTGCTCCCGTTCTGGGAGGAGATCGGCGAACGCGTCCCCCCGTGGGACTTCCGGGTCCCCGGGGTGACGTCGCTCTCCGCCGACATCCACAAGTACGGCTACGCCTTCAAGGGCGCGTCGGTCGTGCTCTACCGCGACCCGGCAATGATGCGCCGGCAGTGGTTCCTCTACGACGACTGGCCCGGCGGGCTCTACGGGTCACCCACCGCGGCGGGCACGCGGCCGGCGGCGCCCATCGCCGGGGCATGGGCCACCATCCGCCACCTCGGGCGAACCGGCTACCAGGCCAAGGCCCGCGTCGTGCGCGACACCACCCTTCGCTTCCGCAACGGCATCGGCGCCATCGACGGCCTCGAGGTGCGCCACCGGCCCGACCTCTCGCTGTTCGAGTTCGGCGCGGCCGCAGACGGCGACGGTCGACCCGTCCTCGACATCGCCGGGGTGGCCGACGTCATGGACGACCGGGGGTGGGGCCTCGATCGCCAGGAAGGGGGGCTGCACCTGATGGTGTCGCCGTACCACGCCCACGTCGTCGACCGCTTCCTGGCCGACCTCGCCGACGCCGTGGCCCACCACGACGCCAGCCGGGGGAGGGCGTCGACCTACGGCGGCGCCCCACCTGCACCGTGA
- the mobA gene encoding molybdenum cofactor guanylyltransferase, which produces MLTGGASRRMGRDKALLRVRGRSLAAVAADALADAGAIEVLLIGGDGAALADAAPGARPVADQHPGEGPLGGILTAFDAVAATDAPADLVAVVACDMPRLDAGTIGALVEAATADPTLAVAAALVEGRPQPLTAVWRPSQAGAVLRAAFAAGERAPRRLLPKLALVGVEGLDDAVGDVDSPQDLARYADDLGHDPSRGSSGRDLLFPDEAL; this is translated from the coding sequence GTGCTCACGGGTGGCGCATCCCGCCGGATGGGACGCGACAAGGCGCTGCTGCGGGTACGCGGCCGGTCCCTGGCCGCCGTCGCCGCCGACGCGCTGGCCGACGCCGGTGCGATCGAGGTGCTGCTCATCGGCGGAGACGGTGCCGCGCTCGCCGACGCCGCGCCGGGGGCCCGACCGGTCGCCGACCAGCACCCGGGCGAAGGGCCCCTCGGGGGCATCCTCACCGCCTTCGACGCGGTGGCGGCCACCGACGCCCCCGCGGACCTCGTCGCCGTCGTCGCCTGCGACATGCCCCGGCTCGACGCCGGCACGATCGGCGCACTCGTCGAGGCCGCCACCGCCGACCCGACCCTGGCGGTCGCCGCGGCCCTGGTCGAGGGACGCCCCCAACCGCTCACTGCGGTGTGGCGACCGTCGCAGGCCGGTGCCGTCCTGCGGGCGGCGTTCGCCGCCGGCGAGCGCGCGCCCCGTCGCCTGCTCCCGAAGCTGGCGCTGGTGGGTGTCGAGGGTCTCGACGACGCCGTCGGCGATGTCGACAGCCCCCAGGACCTGGCCCGCTACGCTGACGACCTCGGCCACGATCCCTCTCGGGGCTCATCGGGCCGTGATCTCTTGTTCCCTGACGAGGCCCTGTGA
- a CDS encoding ribonuclease D codes for MASHRIVDTDAQLRAVIDALLDQPEYALDTEFHRERTYYPKLALMQLAWPGELVLVDPLAVDLAPFAEVLDSAATAVLHAADQDLEVLELACGTVPSTLFDTQLAAGFVGMSTPSLASLYERIVDVRVGKADRLTDWLHRPLTDEQLAYAANDVAHLLEVEHRLLDDLERRGRRQWALDECAAALARTRGQRDPEEAWRRIKEARQLKGRARSVAQAVAAWRERRAASLDIPVRYVLADMAVVGIAQRPPSNRKDLERIRGLDRGLRDDAVESLLAAVRAGTDRPAPVADEPSNGPLDRDLRPAVALVSAWVSQLARDLELDTTLLATRADLEALLRGDVDARLAQGWRNDIVGEPIRRLVQGEAALAFAGGGELVIEERSHRPVG; via the coding sequence GTGGCCTCCCATCGCATCGTCGACACCGACGCCCAGCTACGGGCCGTCATCGACGCACTGCTCGACCAGCCCGAGTACGCCCTCGACACCGAGTTCCACCGCGAGCGCACCTACTACCCGAAGCTCGCCCTCATGCAGCTGGCCTGGCCCGGTGAGCTCGTCCTCGTCGACCCGCTCGCCGTCGACCTGGCGCCGTTCGCCGAGGTCCTCGACAGTGCGGCCACGGCCGTGCTGCACGCCGCCGACCAGGATCTCGAAGTGCTCGAACTGGCCTGCGGCACCGTGCCCTCGACCCTCTTCGACACGCAGTTGGCCGCCGGCTTCGTCGGGATGAGCACCCCCTCGCTGGCCTCGCTGTACGAGCGGATCGTCGACGTGCGCGTCGGCAAAGCCGATCGCCTCACCGACTGGCTGCACCGGCCCCTCACCGACGAGCAGCTGGCCTACGCGGCCAACGACGTCGCCCACCTGCTGGAGGTCGAGCACCGGCTCCTCGACGACCTCGAGCGTCGAGGCCGACGCCAGTGGGCGCTCGACGAGTGCGCCGCCGCCCTCGCCCGCACGCGCGGCCAGCGCGACCCCGAGGAGGCCTGGCGGCGCATCAAGGAGGCCCGTCAGCTCAAGGGGCGGGCTCGTTCCGTCGCCCAGGCGGTCGCCGCCTGGCGGGAGCGGCGCGCCGCCAGCCTCGACATCCCGGTGCGCTACGTCCTGGCCGACATGGCCGTGGTCGGCATCGCCCAACGGCCCCCGTCCAACCGCAAGGACCTCGAGCGCATCCGCGGCCTCGACCGGGGTCTGCGCGACGACGCCGTCGAGAGCCTCCTGGCCGCCGTCCGAGCCGGCACCGACCGGCCGGCACCGGTCGCCGACGAGCCGAGCAACGGCCCCCTCGATCGCGACCTGCGCCCGGCGGTCGCCCTGGTCTCGGCGTGGGTGTCCCAGCTGGCCCGAGACCTCGAGCTCGATACCACGCTGCTCGCCACCAGAGCCGACCTCGAGGCCCTCCTGCGCGGCGATGTCGACGCTCGTCTGGCCCAGGGCTGGCGCAACGACATCGTCGGCGAGCCCATCCGCCGTCTCGTCCAGGGCGAGGCGGCGCTGGCCTTCGCCGGTGGCGGCGAGCTGGTCATCGAGGAGCGCTCCCACCGACCGGTGGGGTGA
- a CDS encoding alpha-amylase family glycosyl hydrolase, protein MGPVSTEPWWKSAVVYQIYPRSFADTNGDGVGDLAGVRAHLEHLVWLGVDAIWLSPFYRSPMADFGYDVADHCDVDPVFGTLDDFDALVADAHASGIKVIVDWVPNHTSDHHRWFVESRQGRTSAKRDWYVWRDPAPDGGPPNNWVAAFAPEPAWTYDEASGQYYLHCFLPEQPDLDWSNPEVEAAMHDVLRFWLDRGVDGFRMDVTHLIGKDPELADDPPEYLPIPHSALNDRPETHPLLRRIRTLLDAYPGDRMIVGEVYLLDTALVAPYYGDDDELHLSFNFPPLFTPWDATQWRAQIDKTVAELEPLSAWPTWVLSNHDNPRHRTRYDGDEGRARAAAVLLLGLRGTPFLYAGEELGLLDAEVPADRVVDPGGRDGCRAPIPWEPTLGHGWPGEPWLPFAPEAQTRSVADEKADPHSILHLYRRLLAARRGSEALQLGAQHMLAAPEGVVAWTRQTPAGDRRVVVVNFTDAVVRLEGTEALAASAHTTIEVASDGLGEGAAFTGALAPDQAVVLRPG, encoded by the coding sequence ATCGGGCCGGTGAGCACCGAACCGTGGTGGAAGAGCGCAGTCGTCTACCAGATCTACCCCCGTTCCTTCGCCGACACCAACGGTGACGGGGTGGGCGACCTGGCCGGCGTGCGGGCCCACCTCGAGCACCTCGTGTGGCTCGGGGTGGACGCCATCTGGCTGTCCCCGTTCTACCGCTCCCCCATGGCGGACTTCGGCTACGACGTCGCCGACCACTGCGACGTGGACCCGGTCTTCGGGACGCTGGACGACTTCGACGCCCTCGTGGCCGATGCCCACGCGTCCGGCATCAAGGTGATCGTCGACTGGGTGCCCAACCACACCTCGGACCACCATCGGTGGTTCGTCGAGTCCCGTCAGGGGCGCACCAGTGCCAAGCGCGACTGGTACGTCTGGCGGGACCCGGCCCCCGACGGCGGCCCGCCCAACAACTGGGTGGCGGCCTTCGCCCCCGAGCCGGCCTGGACCTACGACGAGGCGAGCGGCCAGTACTACCTGCACTGCTTCCTGCCCGAGCAGCCCGATCTCGACTGGTCCAACCCCGAGGTCGAGGCCGCCATGCACGACGTGTTGCGCTTCTGGTTGGACCGGGGCGTGGACGGCTTCCGCATGGACGTCACCCACCTCATCGGCAAGGACCCCGAGCTGGCCGACGATCCCCCGGAGTACCTGCCGATCCCCCACTCTGCGCTGAACGATCGACCCGAGACGCATCCACTCTTGCGCCGCATCCGCACCCTGCTCGACGCCTACCCCGGCGACCGCATGATCGTGGGCGAAGTGTACCTGCTCGACACGGCGCTGGTGGCGCCGTACTACGGCGACGACGACGAGCTGCACCTGTCGTTCAACTTCCCGCCGTTGTTCACCCCCTGGGACGCCACCCAGTGGCGAGCCCAGATCGACAAGACCGTGGCCGAGCTCGAGCCCCTGTCGGCCTGGCCGACGTGGGTGCTGTCGAACCACGACAACCCGCGCCACCGGACCCGCTACGACGGCGACGAGGGGCGGGCCCGGGCGGCCGCCGTGCTCCTCCTGGGCCTGCGGGGCACGCCGTTCCTGTACGCCGGCGAAGAGCTCGGCCTGCTCGATGCGGAGGTGCCCGCCGATCGGGTGGTCGATCCCGGGGGTCGCGACGGGTGCCGGGCCCCGATCCCGTGGGAGCCCACCCTCGGCCACGGGTGGCCGGGCGAGCCCTGGCTCCCGTTCGCACCCGAGGCCCAGACCCGCAGCGTCGCCGACGAGAAGGCCGACCCCCACTCGATCCTGCACCTCTACCGCCGGCTCCTCGCCGCCCGTCGTGGCTCCGAGGCGCTGCAGCTCGGCGCTCAGCACATGCTCGCCGCGCCGGAGGGCGTCGTGGCCTGGACACGCCAGACGCCGGCCGGCGATCGTCGCGTGGTCGTGGTCAACTTCACCGACGCCGTGGTGAGGCTGGAGGGCACCGAGGCCCTGGCGGCCAGTGCCCACACGACGATCGAGGTGGCCTCCGACGGCCTCGGGGAGGGCGCCGCGTTCACCGGTGCTCTGGCCCCGGACCAGGCCGTGGTGCTGCGACCCGGCTGA
- the typA gene encoding translational GTPase TypA — MTDIPLRNVALVAHVDHGKTTLVDALLRTSGVFGDHQALVDRVMDSNDQERERGITILAKAASVTWNDIRINLVDTPGHSDFGGEVERALTMVDGVVLLVDAAEGPLPQTRYVLSKALAAGLPAVVVLNKVDRQDARPDEVLDEIYQLFLDLDADESSIEFPVISAIAVHAKAVAGVGMPGEDDDLSPLFEAIIDTVPAPTGDPSAPLQAIVTNLDASDYLGRLAIGRVVQGTLVRGSQVALCEEDDGQPPLRRKLTQLMRFSGIGREEAGDISAGDLFVVAGFPEVEIGDTLADPSDPKPLPRLTVDEPVLRMTFGVNTSPLAGKEGTYLTSRHLRERLDREVLGNVSIKLGETSSPDIIEVAGRGELQLAVLIENMRREGYELQVSRPEVIVKEIDGARHEPLERVVIDVPDEHVGTVTQAVAPRKGKVSDLRPGDTGRTVVTLEAPSRGLIGFRSQLLTATRGTALMHQHHSGWIPWVGDLPTRKGGAMIADRQGTTTGYALDNLQQRGELFVGPGEAVYEGMIVGENARSDDMQVNVVREKQKTNIRTHSADEAIKLTPPREITLESTIEFIADDELVEVTPKNLRIRKRLLKESDRRRAKK; from the coding sequence GTGACCGACATCCCCCTCCGCAACGTCGCCCTCGTCGCCCACGTCGACCACGGCAAGACCACGCTCGTCGACGCGCTGCTGCGCACCAGCGGCGTGTTCGGCGACCACCAGGCCCTCGTCGACCGGGTCATGGACTCCAACGACCAGGAACGTGAACGGGGCATCACCATCCTCGCCAAGGCGGCCTCGGTCACCTGGAACGACATCCGGATCAACCTCGTCGACACCCCGGGTCACTCCGACTTCGGGGGCGAGGTCGAGCGAGCCCTCACCATGGTCGACGGGGTGGTCCTGCTGGTCGACGCCGCCGAGGGTCCTCTGCCCCAGACCCGCTACGTGCTCTCCAAGGCGCTGGCGGCCGGCCTGCCGGCCGTCGTCGTCCTCAACAAGGTCGACCGCCAGGACGCTCGCCCCGACGAGGTCCTCGACGAGATCTACCAGCTCTTCCTCGATCTCGACGCCGACGAGTCGTCCATCGAGTTCCCCGTCATCTCGGCCATCGCCGTCCACGCCAAGGCCGTGGCGGGCGTGGGCATGCCGGGCGAGGACGACGACCTCAGCCCGTTGTTCGAGGCCATCATCGACACCGTGCCGGCGCCGACGGGCGACCCGTCGGCCCCGCTGCAGGCCATCGTCACCAACCTCGACGCCAGCGACTACCTCGGCCGGCTGGCCATCGGCCGGGTCGTGCAGGGCACCCTCGTGCGCGGCAGCCAGGTGGCGCTCTGCGAAGAGGACGACGGACAGCCGCCGCTGCGCCGCAAGCTCACCCAGCTCATGCGCTTCTCCGGTATCGGCCGCGAAGAGGCCGGCGACATCAGCGCCGGCGACCTGTTCGTGGTGGCGGGCTTCCCCGAGGTCGAGATCGGCGACACCCTGGCCGACCCCAGCGACCCGAAGCCCCTGCCCCGTCTCACGGTCGACGAACCGGTGCTGCGCATGACCTTCGGGGTCAACACCTCGCCGCTGGCGGGCAAAGAGGGCACCTACCTCACCTCCCGCCACCTTCGTGAACGCCTCGACCGCGAGGTCCTGGGCAACGTCTCGATCAAGCTGGGCGAGACGTCCTCACCCGACATCATCGAGGTGGCCGGGCGGGGCGAGCTCCAGCTGGCCGTGCTCATCGAGAACATGCGCCGAGAGGGCTACGAGCTGCAGGTCAGCCGACCCGAGGTCATCGTCAAGGAGATCGACGGCGCCCGCCACGAGCCGCTCGAGCGCGTCGTCATCGACGTCCCCGACGAGCACGTCGGCACCGTCACCCAGGCGGTCGCGCCCCGCAAGGGCAAGGTGAGCGATCTGCGGCCCGGCGACACGGGGCGCACCGTCGTGACCCTCGAGGCTCCCTCCCGAGGCCTCATCGGCTTCCGTTCCCAGCTGCTCACCGCCACGCGCGGCACCGCGTTGATGCACCAGCACCACTCCGGGTGGATCCCCTGGGTGGGCGACCTGCCCACCCGCAAGGGCGGGGCCATGATCGCCGACCGGCAGGGCACCACCACCGGCTACGCCCTCGACAACCTCCAGCAGCGTGGCGAGCTCTTCGTCGGTCCGGGCGAAGCGGTGTACGAGGGCATGATCGTGGGCGAGAACGCCCGATCCGACGACATGCAGGTCAACGTCGTCCGCGAGAAGCAGAAGACCAACATCCGCACGCACTCCGCCGACGAAGCCATCAAGCTCACCCCGCCGCGGGAGATCACGCTGGAGTCGACCATCGAGTTCATCGCCGACGACGAGCTCGTCGAGGTGACCCCGAAGAACCTCCGGATCCGCAAGCGACTGCTCAAGGAGAGCGACCGCCGCCGAGCCAAGAAGTAG
- a CDS encoding AAA family ATPase — translation MISFTAAALKDATDDAGLLFPDYVLEQLVAAIDSGKHVILTGPPGTGKTTLAYLAAEVARQAMFCTGYLPTTATSEWTTFETIGGLQPTPEGLIYRPGLFIDAIQSGRWLVIDELNRSNFDRAFGQLFTVLAGSAVVLPFKRKGTPDPISLVPAGVEVPEKTDPIRVPANWRIIATMNVFDKNLLFDMSYALMRRFAFVEVGTPPDDAYVELLKGPGEIVARLLTLRQFTDLGPAVYLDAAKYAARRAKDGPTPSRLVYEVFYAYFLPQFEGMEDRRATTLYRVVAAELDEPERLEAQRTIREVLGVELSV, via the coding sequence ATGATCTCCTTCACCGCGGCCGCTCTCAAGGACGCCACCGACGACGCCGGGCTGCTCTTCCCCGACTACGTGCTCGAGCAGCTGGTGGCGGCCATCGACTCGGGCAAGCACGTGATCCTCACCGGCCCCCCCGGCACCGGCAAGACGACTCTGGCCTACCTGGCCGCCGAGGTGGCCCGCCAGGCCATGTTCTGCACGGGCTACCTGCCCACGACGGCCACCAGCGAGTGGACGACGTTCGAGACCATCGGCGGCCTCCAACCGACGCCCGAAGGGCTCATCTACCGTCCCGGCCTCTTCATCGATGCCATCCAGAGCGGCCGCTGGCTGGTGATCGACGAGCTCAACCGGTCCAACTTCGACCGCGCGTTCGGCCAGCTCTTCACCGTGCTGGCCGGATCCGCGGTCGTGCTGCCGTTCAAGCGCAAGGGCACCCCCGACCCGATCTCGCTGGTGCCGGCCGGTGTGGAGGTGCCCGAGAAGACCGACCCCATCCGGGTGCCGGCCAACTGGCGCATCATCGCCACCATGAACGTCTTCGACAAGAACCTGCTCTTCGACATGAGCTACGCCCTCATGCGCCGGTTCGCCTTCGTGGAGGTCGGCACGCCACCCGACGACGCCTACGTGGAGCTGCTCAAGGGCCCTGGCGAGATCGTCGCCCGTCTCCTCACCCTGCGCCAGTTCACCGATCTGGGCCCAGCCGTCTACCTCGACGCCGCCAAGTACGCAGCGCGACGGGCCAAGGACGGCCCCACCCCGTCGCGGCTCGTCTACGAGGTCTTCTACGCCTACTTCCTGCCGCAGTTCGAGGGCATGGAGGACCGCCGGGCCACCACCTTGTACCGCGTGGTGGCGGCCGAGCTCGACGAGCCGGAGCGCCTCGAGGCCCAGCGCACGATCCGCGAGGTCCTGGGCGTGGAGCTCTCGGTCTGA
- a CDS encoding LOG family protein encodes MSDRRTPSARSRYRTGDSELDRRLAEVLATAGIDRNDDLLFEMLVSVVRMGREYRDRGDLKLANSALKELRYSASVFEPYRDIRKASIFGSARTRVDDPGYRAARDFGRAIAEQGWMVITGGGPGIMEAGIEGAGVDAAFGVNIMLPFEQEAAAILANDPKLVNYRYFFTRKLAFMKESSAFALLPGGFGTLDEAFELFTLMQTGRSPICPVVLIEPEGSSYWQSWMRFTETELAGRSLISPDDMSFVKVCEHVDEAVDEVCHFYRRYHSMRFVGRRLVLRLLDRPDDDELAELNAEFGDMVTGGPIAVVDTSESELEDDDVPDLPRIGFGFDRRSYARLRHLIDRINDNAA; translated from the coding sequence GTGAGCGACCGCCGGACCCCGAGCGCCCGCTCCCGGTACCGCACGGGCGACTCAGAGCTCGACCGTCGCCTCGCCGAGGTGCTGGCCACCGCCGGGATCGATCGCAACGACGACCTGCTGTTCGAGATGCTGGTCTCGGTGGTGCGGATGGGCCGGGAGTACCGCGACCGGGGTGACCTCAAGCTGGCCAACTCGGCCCTGAAGGAGCTGCGCTACTCCGCCAGCGTGTTCGAGCCCTACCGCGACATCCGCAAGGCCTCGATCTTCGGGTCCGCCCGGACCCGGGTCGACGATCCCGGATACCGCGCCGCCCGCGACTTCGGACGGGCCATCGCCGAGCAGGGCTGGATGGTCATCACCGGTGGCGGCCCGGGGATCATGGAGGCCGGCATCGAGGGGGCCGGGGTCGACGCCGCCTTCGGCGTCAACATCATGTTGCCGTTCGAGCAGGAAGCCGCCGCCATCCTGGCCAACGACCCCAAGCTGGTGAACTACCGGTACTTCTTCACCCGCAAGCTGGCGTTCATGAAGGAGTCCTCGGCGTTCGCGCTGCTCCCGGGTGGGTTCGGCACCCTCGACGAGGCGTTCGAGCTGTTCACCCTCATGCAGACCGGTCGTTCACCCATCTGCCCCGTGGTGCTGATCGAGCCCGAGGGCAGCTCCTACTGGCAGAGCTGGATGCGCTTCACCGAGACCGAGCTGGCCGGGCGTTCGCTGATCTCCCCCGACGACATGAGCTTCGTGAAGGTGTGCGAGCACGTCGACGAGGCCGTCGATGAGGTCTGCCACTTCTACCGTCGCTACCACTCCATGCGCTTCGTCGGGCGACGCTTGGTCCTGCGCCTGCTCGATCGACCTGACGACGACGAGCTGGCCGAGCTCAACGCGGAGTTCGGCGACATGGTCACCGGGGGGCCGATCGCCGTGGTCGACACGTCGGAGAGCGAGCTCGAGGACGACGACGTGCCGGACCTGCCCCGCATCGGGTTCGGCTTCGATCGGCGCAGCTACGCCCGCCTGCGCCACCTCATCGACCGCATCAACGACAACGCGGCCTGA